A stretch of DNA from Rattus rattus isolate New Zealand chromosome 1, Rrattus_CSIRO_v1, whole genome shotgun sequence:
ttgtttgttttgggagacttttaatgacttctattttagTAAGGGTTGTAGTTCTATGTAAATTGCTTATCTGGTCTTGATTTAAAGGTGttatttaagtttttcttgtgtattttggGACTTGTTTTCTTCTGAATACAAAAATTGCaatttaaagaaagttttataGGTGCTAAGAAGGTCTATTCTTTTGGctttagatgaaatgttctaaaatacattaggtccatttggtttataatagCAGTAGGGTACcataatttctgtttattttggtgTGGATTACAGGTGGTAGGGTATTAAAGTTTTCCACTATCATGTGGTTGTattaatatgtgatttaagctgtagtaatttttttattcacttgagTGCTCTTGTGTTTGGGGTATTAGAGATGTTAAGAATGATAATGTCATCTTGAGGGTTATTGACTTTAACAGACATAGTGTCCTTTCCTACctcttctaattattttttgtttgaagaTTATTTAGTCAGATATAAAAATGCACACCAGTTTGTTTTTAGGTGCACTGCTCAGAATAAATTTTTTCCAACCATTTACCCTGAGGTGATGTTAATGTTTGTTTCTTGGATACAGCAAAAGTATGGATCTTTTTTCCACATCCACTCTCTTAgacttttaattggggaattcaGAGTTGATGTTGAAAATATAAGCGACCAATGATTTTGATTCTAtcatttcctgttgttgttgctagTAGTATTAACGATGTGAGGGGGCATGTTTCCCTTTTTTGACTTTGCTGGTTTGAGATCATTTGTTCCccgtgttttcttggatgtagttcaCCTCTTTAGCTTGGAGTTTATTTTCTAGCACCTTTTTGTAAGACCAGATTTGGGAGAAAGATATTAGTTAAATTTGTTTTTACCATGAAATGTCTTTTTTCCATCCAAGGTTGAACATTTGGCTGAGGCTggcattttttaatcttttatagtCTTAAGGACATTTATCCAGGACCTGCTGCCTGTTAGAGTTTTCACACGATAAGTAAGGTGCAATTCTAattctttatatgtgacttggaCTTTCCTTTTTGTGGCTGttaatagtttttctttgttctgtaatttagtattttgattactGTGCTGAGGGGACTTCCTTTTCTTGTTACATGTATTTGGGGTTCTGTGTGCTTTTTTATACACTGATAGTCATTCCATCTTTAGATTCTGGAAAttatcttttatgattttgttgaaaaattaTCTCACTTTGACCtgagtttttttcctttactgtgttcttattattcttagatttggtcttctatGGTATCCTTGGTTCcttggatgttttgtgccaggaaCATTTTAGACTTAAGATTTTCTGTGAcagatgtatccatttcttcattGTGTTCTCAGTGCCTgggattttttcttttccatttcttgtattctgttggtgagtcTTGCCTCCCTGGTTCCTATTGAAGttcctaaattttatttacagatttccttcctttttttctttcatttttgtttaagatggactcttttttaaagaattgtttacttatgtatatgagtatactgtaattgtcttcaacacaccagaaaagggcatcaaatcccgttacacatggttgtgagccaccatgtggttgctaggaattgaactcaggatctctggaagagcaatcagtggtCATGAcatttgagccatctctccagtcccctcagttttctttattgattctattttcactttcaagATTTgagtggttttgttcattttcttcacgTATTGCTGTGTTTCATACAGATTTCTTTAAGGAGTtgctttcctctttaagggcctctattGCATTATAAAGAGTGCTTCAAGGCATTGTACTTTATTTTAACTACATTGGAATATTCAGGACCAGCTGTGGAGAGTTGCAGGACAGATTGTCCTGGCTGTTATTGTTTGTGGCTTTATGCTGGCAGCGAGGCAGCTAGGATTGAGAAGATTATAATCTTAGGTGATGATAACGAGTCTTGTCTTTGTTGAATAGGTGATttgttcctcagtttctgtttccagtttctgtttcctctctgttttttttaGGGGAATGTTGTGGCTGTTTCTTGCCACTTAGAAATATTGATAGGTATGTGCACTGGGGATTCAGGTAAAATCTATTTCTGAATACTGGGACCTGAGACTTAGGATTAGAGATGGGCTTGAAGGACTTTATAAGATGGAGGAAAGCAGGGTGTTCCTCCAGGATGGGGGCagaaagtgagaagaaaattCTGTAAGGAGCTGGGTATGAAACCAGGACATTCGActtagaggaaaggaggaagaagtgaaggtctacagaggaggaaaaaaaatgcaattagcCTACCTACTTCCCTGGTCAGAACATCCTGTGTTCACAGAGAGTCCCTTTGCTGTTTCTTAATTTAACTAAGTTGACAATGGAAATCAGCCATCACAAACTCTGATACAGGGAGTCACAAAACCATATCTACAGATGAAGGAAATGAGTCTGTTCTAGTTATCACCAGTCTTCTGGGAGATGTGAAGTCAGTTCTCTACTTCCATTACAGGATAAATGGGAACAGATTGTTGGACAGGATTCCACTCTGGATATCTTCCAACACATCACCCTGATGACCTTGGACACCATCATGAAGTGTGCCTTCAGCCAAGAGGGCAGTGTCCAGTTGGACAGGTGAGTATATTGCTGAACTATAGTCTTTGGTCTTGCCAACTAGTGTGGCCTCATCTGAGAAGCAGATGGAACAGCTTAGATACTAACATCTACAAAGCACAAGATTCTctaccctgcctcagaaacaccATAGATTTCCAGACAGGTGGAAACCTGAATGGCCATGCCATCTTCTAAAGACCTGGTGGTTACAGGGGTTAGAAGACAGAAACAACATTCATCCTAGTATTATCTCTGTCCAAATTAAGGGAATTAttactctgtctttgtgtcttctCTCCTTACCACTGTTCTGTTCTTTTGTGTTCACAGAAAATACAAGTCCTACACCAAGGCAGTTGAGGACCTGAACAATCTCTTTTTTTTCCGTGTACAGAACATGTTTCACCAGAATGACATCATCTATAGTCTGTCCTCTAATGGCCGCAAGGCCCACAATGCCTGGAAACTTGCCCATGAGCACACAGGTTCTGTTTGGTTCTTTTCTCTGCCCTCTTTTACCAGGGTCAGCCTAAATAGGCCCACCAAAATCTCTGAGGCTGAGACAGGTCCTTTGGCCCTCTAGAGGATGAAAGATGAATTCATCTGGGTACTTTCTTAACACAAGGAAGCTAAGGTGTAGGATATTGGGTGATATGTAGTGATTACTTGAGGCATCACATTGGTGCTATTAAGTAAAATCATCCCAGCAGGATCCAAAAAGATCTTCTCCAGTTGTTATCCCGAGGTCTCTGTCAGGTGCGCTGGCTTCTCACACCTTAACCAACCCTGAGTCATATGCATCCTGGCCTCTAGGGGAGTAGAGGTCGGGAAAGAGGGCACATGGGCCTCTTAGGAATGGTGCTTTCATCTCTGCCTGGTATCTACTATGCTTGGACAGACCAAGTGATCAAATCAAGGAAGGCTCAACTTCAGGACAAGGAAGAGTTGGAAAAGGTTAAGCAGAAAAGACGATTGGATTTCCTGGACATCCTTCTGTTTGCCAGAGTGAGTGTAGGAAACCACATGAGAGACTTGAGACTTGGTCTAGAatcacagaataaaaagaaaacattactcTCTCATCTGTGGCCTTATCCAGATAGAAAATGGAAGCAGCTTATCTGATAAGGACCTGCGTGCTGAAGTGGATACCTTCATGTTCGAGGGCCATGACACCACAGCTAAGCGGTATCTCTTGGATCTTCTACTTTGGCCACAAATCCTGAACACCAGCAGAGATGCAGAAGGAGATCCAGAGTCTCCTAGGAGATGGAGCTTCTATCACCTGGTGAGTGGGAGCTCAATATGGATGagatttctgtcttctgttaaTGGGAAGCTCCTGGTTGTCCTAGCTCTGTGTGACTTTCAGATGGGCCTCGTTTCAGGGACGACCTGGACAAGATGCCCTATACCACCATGTGCATCAAGGAGGCTCTGAGGATCTACCCACCTGTAACAGCTGTGAGCAGAATGCTCAGTACACCTGTCACCTTCCCGGATGGACGCTCTTTACCCAAAGGTATGGAGTCCCCAGACCATCTCagcagggaaaaagaagaaggttCTTCAGCAGTTTTGAACTAGTGAAATCTCTAATGGATTTCCCATGTCTTATCAGTAGTGTTGGAAGGAATTTTACTTTAAGTTAGAAGGCAGTGTGTAAAGTGCTTTACATACAGTTAGACTTCAGAAAAATCTCAGGAAATAAATGCCAACCTCTATATTGAACTTGAGCCTTTAGGCATTAGTTGCTAAATTATTACTCAATGCGAAAAAGAACTAGGCAAGTGTTTGGAAGATGTGTTTCTTTCTGGGAGTGAAGGCAAATGAGAAATTTCAGGGACTCCCATGTCATGGATGAATCATATTCCACTGTCTGAGGATCCCTCAAGCTGATGGGAGAGCTCACCTGATCATCTTAGTTCCGTATCATGGTAGAAAAATAACCACATAATCTATTATCATTGGGCATGATTTCCCCTTGTGCCACAGTGAAGCTGTGTGAACAAGAATAGGTAATCAGTTTGCTGAGGCTCCAGACTCTTATCTTAAAAATGGGTATACAATAGTTGCTTTTGGAAGCTGCCTGTGAATTTTGAGTGTGGCAAAGACTCTGGAAAGTCATTTGATAAAAGAGAGTTATTATTAACTTAATATAATAGTgattctcaaatgctttcttttcctcacaCCCAGGCTCATGGTTTTAGACAAGTTACTCACACTCGGTGCTTTACCTACTTCAGCCCATCCTACTTCTCTGTGATCAAAATGATGATTCCAGCATGcagaccatgtgtgtgtgtgtgcatattctcTGCTGAATAAGGGAGCTAGTGCCCTACCCATCCGCATAACAAGTCTTTCTTTGTACCACTCACTCACAGGTATCACAGTCATGCTCTCCTTTTATGGCCTTCATCACAACCCAACTGTGTGGCCAAATCCAGAGGTAAaatgggagatgggagaaggtCACGGGAAGATATCTCAGGACCaacactccccatcccccaactctcACTCCTGATCATTTGGTTCCTTCATGAGTCAGAAGCAGGAGTTTGATTCCCGCCTACCCTGAATCTGGTATTTACATTACAGGTGTTTGACCCTTATCGATTTGCACCAGAGTCTTCCCGACACAGCCACTCATTCCTGCCTtctcaggaggaggagcagggggtgAGGTGTTTACATCTGTGTAAGGAATGGAGACAAGGGTAGTGATCTCCTGGGTACATATACAGTATCTGTGATTCCCTGGGTTCCTATGTGACATCTTCAGGTGCTTGCAGGTGGGGGTCATTTTCTGTGTCCCCCAAAAGAGTTGGTATTTAAGGGTGCACCTGGGGGATACTACACTTTGCATCAGTGTGTGTTTCCAACTTCAGTGTATGTTGAAATTTTCACCATTTCTGAATATGCATCTTCATACTTAGGCTTTCTCATGCAAACTGGCTCTCAGGCATTTGTTTCCCTCATCTTTTACATATGTTAAAGGATCAATGTATGTCTCCATCACTCTCAACATATCCTGCCACTTGTCTTTAATTTATCGATCAGTAGCAACAATGACTCTAAAAacacttttttgtgtttttaggaTTGTGTTGAAGCCATGTATGGAAAAGTTGAGAGCCCACTGTGGTAGGGTGGACCCCAATGAGTCTGCTTCTATATAGTTTATTTTCTAGCCCAACAAAATTTCTACTGCATATTAATATGTCTGGTTTGTCGAAGAGCAAAATTTGGAGAGAAGTTTACACTGTAGGGCTGTGGTCCACTTACCAGCTTTGGAAATTGGGAAGAGTACATGAGACATGACCTCGTGTAACATGTACTAATGTGTACACTCAACATACATGCCCGAAAAGAGCTGttgagctagagttacaagtgcagagagctgctgaaaTGAGTAAAGGCTGAAGGTCCAATCATCTTGTAGAATGCAAAGTGCCAAGGAAGTAATGAAGAGAAGGAATGCATTCTCTGTCCACAGTTCTGTGACTTCTACCATGCCAAATCAATTATCATAGAGCAGGCTGTAAGCATATTGTTTATCTAGGATAAGTTTACCTAGGGGTGAACACTTCCTCTTAGGGCTCAGTTAGAAATCGTGATGAGGTCATTGACAAATAGAAGAGAATCAGGTAGTTCAATTACCATAAGAGTTTACCCTTTGTGTACtctaatgaatttttattttttaaaattagcaaaatCCAAACACAAAAGTATTTATTAAGGTTAATTTTCTTGGGCTAATTCCTATGCTGTGACAAAAGTGAAGAGACGTAGGGTCCTGCCTCTAGTTCAGCAGCAAGAACAGaaagctggtctacagagtcagccACACCCGTGGGAAACagacatcatttctttcttctttgatacTGTCCTTTACTGAGAAGTTAGTAGAATGATCAATATTCCTGACATTGTCCTAAGCCCTGGACTGAGCTGTGGCCTCCAATGAAGTGCACCAATGGCACAACTTGACAGAGGATGAGGAATAGCTGCTCATTTTTCTGAGCTTGAGTACGTATGGGGGGGTTGgtaaggggacagagacagacagagatacagagagagggacagggtgggagagagatagagagagggacagagagagagagagacaaagagacacacagagaaagacagagagagagtgtttcTCCTCAGCCTCAACATTTGCTGAGATAAGTAGGGGCCAgaaaggtaggaggtggggaggtgaTAACTTACAGGAAGTGTGACTGCAGCTGAGCCATGTAGACACCATCTTATTAGTTTGGTAGAATAGAAGGGTCAatattaagagagagagaattgagggGAACCAGTGAAGTCCAGGCAGAAAACTGAGGGTGGTGACATACAGGGGCTAAAaactgaaatagaattaaaagGGCCTATAGGTCCTGTGGACTGAGGAGAAACTGAGTCTGACCACTGAGTGGGAGGAGTTGAGGCCAACCAACCAaggtttccagggactaaaagccactaccccaagacatacatggactgaccctggactctgacctaagtaggttgcaatgaatatcctaagtaagagcaccagtggaagaggaagcctgggtcctgctaagactgaacccctagtgaactagactgttgggggagagggcagaatGCTACTAAGAGGGCTGACTGGTCTTAACTGGCTGATGCCTTACCTCTCAAAGCAGGATTAGAGCCAGTCTCAGAATAGAGGGGGATTTGTGAAAGATAAAGACAGCAAGAAAGGACGTTaatgacaggagcctagcatatctgtcctctgagaggctccacccagcagctcactgaaacagatgcagagactcacaatcaaacattggatggagcttgatTGAGGGCTCCAAATggcataggaactccacaggaagatcaacagagtcaactaacctggacccttgggggttcTCAAAAACTGAACCACCTACTGAGGAGCCTACACAGGCTGGAATGAGCCACCCTTACACACATATGAGGCAGatatgcagctcagtcttcatgtgggtcccacaacaactggagcaggggctatccctaaagctgtagcctgtctGTGACATATGTTCCCCTAactagactgccttgtctggcctcaatgggagagggtATGCCTaattctacagagacttgatgcgcCAGAGTCAGGAGATACTGGGGGGCAGGGGCTCAAACCTCTCTAAGAAGTGGGGGATAAGAAGAGGGACTAtgtgaggagaaacaggaagagtgGCAGTGATTAGGTGGTTATATGGAAGAGTTTGGAAAGAAgataggaaagggagaagggttGTAATTATAACCCaaagtaaaaaatacaataaaagaaaaggacagcAAGAATTAAGGTCCAAGGGAgaggtatgtatacatgtgcgACTGACTTGTAAGGAAAAGGGTCAGGCTGAGACCTGTAAAAGATGGCTCTAGATGCCCAATTCTGTTAGGCACAGAGGACAATGCCTACACAGCTCACAATAGAACCTGAGGACAGTTATTTTATTGCACCTTTCTGACCTAGGAACTGCATTGGGAAACAGTTTGCCATGAATGAACTGAAGGTGGCCGTGGCCCTGACCCTGCTCCGCTTTGAGCTGCTGCCAGATCCCACCAGGATCCCAATCCCCATACCAAGACTTGTGTTGAAGTCCAAGAATGGGATCTACCTGCGTCTCAAAAAGCTCCAATAATCTTCACAGCACAAGACAGCTCCAAGAGCATGCTGTCtgccatttgtctttctgtcactCACTCTTGTCCCACCCCATCTGCTCAcatctcattctttcttctcaccTTGTTCACCTCCACCCACCTTCTGCTGTGCTTCCGGTCTCCTTGTCTGTCAGTCTTTCTATCTCAACTTCTAGAATTTCTACCTGCTTTTCTTTCTACCTGGCCCCTTCCTGACTTCATGTTTGACCTTGACCTTAATGATCTCCCTAAATTACACCCTGCCTTCTTTTCTGCATATTTCCTTCTATTCTACTGTTTTTCTATGCTTAAATTGAGCTTTATACCAATGTCATAGTTAATTACAATAGAAGTATGTGCCCTATGATTCTATATATCAGGTGTTTTTCATGATTTCATTAGAATAAAGCTCAGGTCATTGCAGTACCATTGCCCTTGGTTATTTCTGTGACACTTTTTACCTTTGCCATCACCTATAGCTGCATTCCTAGGTTGCAAGAGCCCATCTGAGTGTTAAAATCCAACATTGTCTTTAAGCACCTCTTATTCTGTCTCTAGGTCATCTCTCCATCTTGTCAATATGTATGCTTACTTTGTGCCTTAAGTGGTAATACTGGTCATGTTCTTGGTTCTGCAAAGAGCCATTGTTCCAGCAAACTAACACAGTCCTTCTCTGATTGTCACCTCATCTATCCATATAAATCTCACCTTCAAATGCTCTGCCTACCAGCTTATGTTTTAAGAGTCTTGCCATCTTGTCTTTTCCCTGCAATAAAGTTCATAACATGGTGTGTTGTTCCTATACTAtttgaaggagagggagggaagaaaaagagagagagacagagagagagagagagagagagagagagagagagagagactagtggGAAAATAGTCATTAGGAGGCTAGGAACGAAGGTGACATATGGATTCTACATGTCCCAGGAGGGCTCACCCATGTGACATTTGATAACTATACTCACACAATTTTATGTTCTTCTGTAACTAAGCTTAGACAATGGGCTTTTGTCTGAGAGCTCAAAGAAACACACTTCTTATGGAAAAATAATCCGAACCCCAGGCTATTAAGGGATTAATATCACTCACCTGTAATTCTTCAGAAGTGCAACAAGTCAGAGCCTCTTTGGGGATGAGCAAGAATGGTGTCAAGTTTGGTCAGTCACATGAGCATCAATAATCTTGTTCTTCATAATAGAAGATAGTGTAGCTTAGCCATGCCATGGGGCAGCTTGCCTCACACTAGTATTTGAAGGCTTGGTGAATGCAGATGCTCAGAAGGGCAAATAGGCCTTGCTCCTGGGAGATCCAAAGCAGATCCTCCCACACAGGTCTTCTTGTTaaccccctgcctc
This window harbors:
- the LOC116898775 gene encoding LOW QUALITY PROTEIN: cytochrome P450 4A12-like (The sequence of the model RefSeq protein was modified relative to this genomic sequence to represent the inferred CDS: inserted 3 bases in 2 codons; deleted 1 base in 1 codon); protein product: MSGSALSFTIFPGSILGFLQIATVLSLLLLLFKTAQFYLHRRWLLRATQQFPSPPSHWFFGHKIPKDQEFQDVLTRVKNFPSACPQWLWGSNVRIQVYDPDYMKLILGRSDPKAHGSYRFLAPWIGYGLLLLNGQTWFQHRRMLTPAFHYDTLKPYVGIMADSVRIMLDKWEQIVGQDSTLDIFQHITLMTLDTIMKCAFSQEGSVQLDRKYKSYTKAVEDLNNLFFFRVQNMFHQNDIIYSLSSNGRKAHNAWKLAHEHTDQVIKSRKAQLQDKEELEKVKQKRRLDFLDILLFARIENGSSLSDKDLRAEVDTFMFEGHDTTASGISWIFYXLATNPEHQQRCXKEIQSLLGDGASITWDDLDKMPYTTMCIKEALRIYPPVTAVSRMLSTPVTFPDGRSLPKGITVMLSFYGLHHNPTVWPNPEVFDPYRFAPESSRHSHSFLPSQEEEQGVRNCIGKQFAMNELKVAVALTLLRFELLPDPTRIPIPIPRLVLKSKNGIYLRLKKLQ